Proteins encoded in a region of the Pseudopipra pipra isolate bDixPip1 chromosome 18, bDixPip1.hap1, whole genome shotgun sequence genome:
- the ATXN2 gene encoding ataxin-2 isoform X10, translating into MSLKQAAAAAQPAGNNRKPPGGGGGGPGLPSAAGRQNMGRGRSSGKGPPQPTISFDGIYANMRMVHILTSVVGSKCEVQVKNGGIYEGVFKTYSPKCDLVVDAAHRKTAESSLGPKREDILESILFKSSDFVMVHFKDMDTNYARRDAFTDSAISAKVNGEHKEKDLEPWDGGENTASEELEALETDVSNGWDPNDMFRYNEENYGVVSTYDSSLSSYTVPLERDNSEEFLKREARATQLAEEIESSAQYKARVALENDERTEEEKYTAVQRNANEREGHGVNTRENKYIPPGQRNRDVLSWGSGRQNSPRMGQSGSGPPISRSGSHTSEFSPNSGADQRVVNGGVPWPSPCPSPSSRPPSRYQSGPNSLPPRAATPTRPPSRPPSRPSRPPSHPSAHGSPAPVSTMPKRMSSEGPPRMSPKAQRHPRGHRVSTGRGTISSGLEFVSHNAPGEASTAAVARGSPSGGTWSSVVSGVPRLSPKTHRPRSPRQSSTPMGPALPSPQPGTIPTESVAMPVPAASPTPASPASNRAVTPSNEAKDTRLQDQRQNSATGNKENIKPSETSPSFPKPENKGVSPIVSEHRKQIDDLKKFKNDFRLQSSSSSDAVDQLLNKTREGEKSRDVVKEKTESTPKESIIEPGSNTNSNGGSSKPNSPSISPSISNSSEQKRGPEVTSQGVQTSGPGSKQDKEDKEEKKDTSEQVRKSTLNPNAKEFNPRSFAQPKPSTTPTSPRPQAQPSPSMVGHQQPTPVYTQPVCFAPNMMYPVPVSPGVQPLYPIPMTPMPVNQAKTYRAGKVPNMPQQRQDQHHQSTMMHPASAAGPPIVATPPAYSTQYVAYSPQQFPNQPLVQHVPHYQSQHPHVYSPVIQGNARMMAPPAHAQPGLVSSSATQYVSTGSLAQQYAHPNATLHPHPPHPQPSATPTGQQQSQHAGSHPAPSPVQHHQHQAAQALHLANPQQQSAIYHAGLAPTPPSMTPGSNTQSPQNSFPTAQQTVFTIHPSHVQPAYTNPPHMAHVPQAHVQSGMVPSHPTAHAPMMLMTTQPPGGPQAALAQSALQPIPVSTTTHFPYMTHPSGEECVPGTPAP; encoded by the exons GGATCCAAATGTGAAGTACAGGTGAAAAATGGTGGTATATATGAAGGAGTTTTTAAAACCTACAGTCCTAAG TGTGATTTGGTGGTTGATGCTGCTCATCGGAAAACTGCAGAATCCAGTTTGGGGCCAAAACGTGAAGACATTCTGGAGAGTATCCTGTTCAAGTCTTCAGATTTTGTGATGGTGCATTTTAAGGATATGGATACCAATTATGCCAGAAGAg ATGCTTTTACTGATTCAGCCATCAGTGCTAAAGTTAATGGAGAACACAAGGAAAAGGATCTTGAACCatgggatggaggagagaacaCGGCTTCCGAGGAGCTCGAGGCACTGGAGACAGATGTG TCTAATGGATGGGATCCCAATGACATGTTTCGTtacaatgaagaaaattatggtGTAGTATCAACTTATGACAGCAGTTTATCTTCTTATAC GGTGCCATTAGAAAGAGATAATTCAGAAGAGTTTTTAAAACGGGAAGCCAGAGCAACTCAATTAGCAGAGGAAATTGAATCAAGTGCCCAATACAAAGCTCGGGTTGCCTTGGAAAATGATGAAaggacagaagaagaaaaatatactgCTGTTCAGAGAAATGCTAATGAAAGAGAAGGACATGGTGTGAACACTAG agaaaataaatacattccgCCTGGACAGAGGAACAGAGATGTCCTGTCCTGGGGAAGTGGAAGACAAAACTCACCAAGGATGGGCCAGTCTGGCTCAGGCCCACCAATCTCAAGGTCTGGATCCCACACTTCAGAATTCAGCCCAAACTCTGGAGCAGATCAAAGAGTAGTTAACGGAG GTGTTCCCTGGCCATCGCCTTGCCCATCTCCTTCCTCTCGCCCACCTTCTCGCTACCAGTCAGGTCCCAACTCTCTTCCACCTCGGGCAGCCACCCCTACACGGCCGCCCTCCAGGCCCCCCTCGCGGCCCTCCAGGCCCCCGTCTCACCCCTCTGCTCATGGTTCTCCAGCTCCTGTCTCTACTATGCCTAAACGCATGTCTTCAGAAG gGCCTCCACGGATGTCTCCTAAGGCTCAACGGCACCCTCGAGGTCACAGAGTCTCTACTGGTAGGGGTACAATTTCAAGTGGCTTAGAATTTGTATCTCATAATGCACCTGGGGAAGCATCTACTGCTGCAGTGGCACGAGGCAGCCCTTCAGGTGGGACGTGGTCATCAGTTGTCAGTGGGG TTCCGAGATTATCCCCTAAAACACACAGGCCTAGGTCTCCAAGGCAGAGCAGCACTCCCATGGGAccagctctgccttctcctcagccTGGTACTATTCCCACTGAATCTGTTGCCATGCCTGTTCCAGCTGCCTCTCCTACAcctgccagccctgcatccaACAGAGCAGTCACCCCTTCCAACGAAG CTAAAGATACCAGGCTTCAGGACCAGAGGCAAAATTCTGCAACTGGAAACAAGGAGAATATAAAGCCAAGTGAGACTTCTCCTAGTTTTCCTAAACCTGAAAACAAAG GTGTCTCTCCAATTGTTTCAGAGCATAGAAAACAGATTGATGATTTAAAGAAATTTAAGAATGACTTTAGG ttacagTCAAGTTCCTCTTCAGATGCAGTTGATCAGCTGCTAAACAAAACCCgagagggggaaaaatcaaGAGATGTAGttaaagaaaagacagaatcCACCCCTAAAGAATCCATCATAGAACCTGGCAGTAACACCAACTCCAATGGTGGCAGTAGCAAACCCAATAGTCCCAGTATTTCTCCTTCCATAAGTAACAGCTCTGAGCAAAAGCGAGGGCCTGAGGTGACTTCCCAAGGTGTGCAGACATCCGGGCCTGGAAGTAAACAAGATAAAGAGGATaaagaggagaagaaggatACTTCTGA GCAAGTTAGAAAATCAACACTTAATCCTAATGCTAAAGAGTTCAACCCTCGATCTTTTGCTCAG CCAAAACCTTCTACTACACCAACCTCCCCTCGTCCAcaagctcagcccagcccctccatggTGGGTCATCAGCAGCCAACCCCTGTGTACACTCAGCCTGTTTGTTTTGCACCAAATATGATGTACCCGGTTCCAGTGAGTCCAGGCGTGCAG CCTTTGTATCCTATTCCCATGACGCCCATGCCAGTGAACCAAGCCAAGACATATAGAGCAGGTAAAG TACCAAATATGCCCCAGCAGCGGCAAGACCAACACCACCAGAGCACCATGATGCATCCTGCCTCGGCAGCAGGCCCTCCAATTGTAGCTACTCCACCTGCTTACTCAACACAATATGTTGCATATAGTCCCCAACAGTTTCCTAATCAGCCTCTTGTGCAGCATGTGCCACACTACCAATCTCAG CATCCTCATGTTTATAGCCCTGTAATACAGGGCAATGCCAGGATGATGGCCCCACCAGCACACGCACAGCCGGGTTTAGTATCTTCCTCTGCAACACAGTACG TTTCCACTGGCTCACTTGCTCAGCAGTATGCCCACCCTAATGCTACCCTGCATCCgcatcctcctcatcctcagccTTCTGCCACACCGACTGGCCAGCAGCAAAGCCAACATGCTGGAAGccaccctgctcccagccccgtgCAG caccaccagcaccaggcTGCCCAGGCACTCCACCTGGCCAACCCCCAGCAGCAGTCGGCGATTTACCACGCAGGTCTAGCTCCAACCCCTCCTTCCATGACGCCAGGCTCCAACACGCAGTCTCCACAAAATAGTTTTCCTACAGCACAACAAACAGTCTTCACCATTCATCCCTCCCATGTTCAACCTGCATATACCAATCCGCCACACATGGCCCATGTCCCCCAG GCTCATGTACAGTCAGGAATGGTTCCTTCTCACCCAACTGCCCATGCTCCAATGATGCTAATGACGACACAGCCTCCCGGTGGTCCCCAAGCCGCCCTCGCTCAAAGTGCACTACAGCCCATTCCCGTCTCGACAACAACACATTTCCCCTATATGACGCACCCTTCAGGTGAGGAGTGTGTGCCCGGGACACCTGCACCCTAA
- the ATXN2 gene encoding ataxin-2 isoform X14, giving the protein MSLKQAAAAAQPAGNNRKPPGGGGGGPGLPSAAGRQNMGRGRSSGKGPPQPTISFDGIYANMRMVHILTSVVGSKCEVQVKNGGIYEGVFKTYSPKCDLVVDAAHRKTAESSLGPKREDILESILFKSSDFVMVHFKDMDTNYARRDAFTDSAISAKVNGEHKEKDLEPWDGGENTASEELEALETDVSNGWDPNDMFRYNEENYGVVSTYDSSLSSYTVPLERDNSEEFLKREARATQLAEEIESSAQYKARVALENDERTEEEKYTAVQRNANEREGHGVNTRENKYIPPGQRNRDVLSWGSGRQNSPRMGQSGSGPPISRSGSHTSEFSPNSGADQRVVNGGPPRMSPKAQRHPRGHRVSTGRGTISSGLEFVSHNAPGEASTAAVARGSPSGGTWSSVVSGVPRLSPKTHRPRSPRQSSTPMGPALPSPQPGTIPTESVAMPVPAASPTPASPASNRAVTPSNEAKDTRLQDQRQNSATGNKENIKPSETSPSFPKPENKGVSPIVSEHRKQIDDLKKFKNDFRLQSSSSSDAVDQLLNKTREGEKSRDVVKEKTESTPKESIIEPGSNTNSNGGSSKPNSPSISPSISNSSEQKRGPEVTSQGVQTSGPGSKQDKEDKEEKKDTSEQVRKSTLNPNAKEFNPRSFAQPKPSTTPTSPRPQAQPSPSMVGHQQPTPVYTQPVCFAPNMMYPVPVSPGVQPLYPIPMTPMPVNQAKTYRAGKVPNMPQQRQDQHHQSTMMHPASAAGPPIVATPPAYSTQYVAYSPQQFPNQPLVQHVPHYQSQHPHVYSPVIQGNARMMAPPAHAQPGLVSSSATQYGAHEQTHAMYVSTGSLAQQYAHPNATLHPHPPHPQPSATPTGQQQSQHAGSHPAPSPVQHHQHQAAQALHLANPQQQSAIYHAGLAPTPPSMTPGSNTQSPQNSFPTAQQTVFTIHPSHVQPAYTNPPHMAHVPQAHVQSGMVPSHPTAHAPMMLMTTQPPGGPQAALAQSALQPIPVSTTTHFPYMTHPSGEECVPGTPAP; this is encoded by the exons GGATCCAAATGTGAAGTACAGGTGAAAAATGGTGGTATATATGAAGGAGTTTTTAAAACCTACAGTCCTAAG TGTGATTTGGTGGTTGATGCTGCTCATCGGAAAACTGCAGAATCCAGTTTGGGGCCAAAACGTGAAGACATTCTGGAGAGTATCCTGTTCAAGTCTTCAGATTTTGTGATGGTGCATTTTAAGGATATGGATACCAATTATGCCAGAAGAg ATGCTTTTACTGATTCAGCCATCAGTGCTAAAGTTAATGGAGAACACAAGGAAAAGGATCTTGAACCatgggatggaggagagaacaCGGCTTCCGAGGAGCTCGAGGCACTGGAGACAGATGTG TCTAATGGATGGGATCCCAATGACATGTTTCGTtacaatgaagaaaattatggtGTAGTATCAACTTATGACAGCAGTTTATCTTCTTATAC GGTGCCATTAGAAAGAGATAATTCAGAAGAGTTTTTAAAACGGGAAGCCAGAGCAACTCAATTAGCAGAGGAAATTGAATCAAGTGCCCAATACAAAGCTCGGGTTGCCTTGGAAAATGATGAAaggacagaagaagaaaaatatactgCTGTTCAGAGAAATGCTAATGAAAGAGAAGGACATGGTGTGAACACTAG agaaaataaatacattccgCCTGGACAGAGGAACAGAGATGTCCTGTCCTGGGGAAGTGGAAGACAAAACTCACCAAGGATGGGCCAGTCTGGCTCAGGCCCACCAATCTCAAGGTCTGGATCCCACACTTCAGAATTCAGCCCAAACTCTGGAGCAGATCAAAGAGTAGTTAACGGAG gGCCTCCACGGATGTCTCCTAAGGCTCAACGGCACCCTCGAGGTCACAGAGTCTCTACTGGTAGGGGTACAATTTCAAGTGGCTTAGAATTTGTATCTCATAATGCACCTGGGGAAGCATCTACTGCTGCAGTGGCACGAGGCAGCCCTTCAGGTGGGACGTGGTCATCAGTTGTCAGTGGGG TTCCGAGATTATCCCCTAAAACACACAGGCCTAGGTCTCCAAGGCAGAGCAGCACTCCCATGGGAccagctctgccttctcctcagccTGGTACTATTCCCACTGAATCTGTTGCCATGCCTGTTCCAGCTGCCTCTCCTACAcctgccagccctgcatccaACAGAGCAGTCACCCCTTCCAACGAAG CTAAAGATACCAGGCTTCAGGACCAGAGGCAAAATTCTGCAACTGGAAACAAGGAGAATATAAAGCCAAGTGAGACTTCTCCTAGTTTTCCTAAACCTGAAAACAAAG GTGTCTCTCCAATTGTTTCAGAGCATAGAAAACAGATTGATGATTTAAAGAAATTTAAGAATGACTTTAGG ttacagTCAAGTTCCTCTTCAGATGCAGTTGATCAGCTGCTAAACAAAACCCgagagggggaaaaatcaaGAGATGTAGttaaagaaaagacagaatcCACCCCTAAAGAATCCATCATAGAACCTGGCAGTAACACCAACTCCAATGGTGGCAGTAGCAAACCCAATAGTCCCAGTATTTCTCCTTCCATAAGTAACAGCTCTGAGCAAAAGCGAGGGCCTGAGGTGACTTCCCAAGGTGTGCAGACATCCGGGCCTGGAAGTAAACAAGATAAAGAGGATaaagaggagaagaaggatACTTCTGA GCAAGTTAGAAAATCAACACTTAATCCTAATGCTAAAGAGTTCAACCCTCGATCTTTTGCTCAG CCAAAACCTTCTACTACACCAACCTCCCCTCGTCCAcaagctcagcccagcccctccatggTGGGTCATCAGCAGCCAACCCCTGTGTACACTCAGCCTGTTTGTTTTGCACCAAATATGATGTACCCGGTTCCAGTGAGTCCAGGCGTGCAG CCTTTGTATCCTATTCCCATGACGCCCATGCCAGTGAACCAAGCCAAGACATATAGAGCAGGTAAAG TACCAAATATGCCCCAGCAGCGGCAAGACCAACACCACCAGAGCACCATGATGCATCCTGCCTCGGCAGCAGGCCCTCCAATTGTAGCTACTCCACCTGCTTACTCAACACAATATGTTGCATATAGTCCCCAACAGTTTCCTAATCAGCCTCTTGTGCAGCATGTGCCACACTACCAATCTCAG CATCCTCATGTTTATAGCCCTGTAATACAGGGCAATGCCAGGATGATGGCCCCACCAGCACACGCACAGCCGGGTTTAGTATCTTCCTCTGCAACACAGTACGGTGCGCATGAACAGACACATGCTATGTATG TTTCCACTGGCTCACTTGCTCAGCAGTATGCCCACCCTAATGCTACCCTGCATCCgcatcctcctcatcctcagccTTCTGCCACACCGACTGGCCAGCAGCAAAGCCAACATGCTGGAAGccaccctgctcccagccccgtgCAG caccaccagcaccaggcTGCCCAGGCACTCCACCTGGCCAACCCCCAGCAGCAGTCGGCGATTTACCACGCAGGTCTAGCTCCAACCCCTCCTTCCATGACGCCAGGCTCCAACACGCAGTCTCCACAAAATAGTTTTCCTACAGCACAACAAACAGTCTTCACCATTCATCCCTCCCATGTTCAACCTGCATATACCAATCCGCCACACATGGCCCATGTCCCCCAG GCTCATGTACAGTCAGGAATGGTTCCTTCTCACCCAACTGCCCATGCTCCAATGATGCTAATGACGACACAGCCTCCCGGTGGTCCCCAAGCCGCCCTCGCTCAAAGTGCACTACAGCCCATTCCCGTCTCGACAACAACACATTTCCCCTATATGACGCACCCTTCAGGTGAGGAGTGTGTGCCCGGGACACCTGCACCCTAA
- the ATXN2 gene encoding ataxin-2 isoform X9: protein MSLKQAAAAAQPAGNNRKPPGGGGGGPGLPSAAGRQNMGRGRSSGKGPPQPTISFDGIYANMRMVHILTSVVGSKCEVQVKNGGIYEGVFKTYSPKCDLVVDAAHRKTAESSLGPKREDILESILFKSSDFVMVHFKDMDTNYARRDAFTDSAISAKVNGEHKEKDLEPWDGGENTASEELEALETDVSNGWDPNDMFRYNEENYGVVSTYDSSLSSYTVPLERDNSEEFLKREARATQLAEEIESSAQYKARVALENDERTEEEKYTAVQRNANEREGHGVNTRENKYIPPGQRNRDVLSWGSGRQNSPRMGQSGSGPPISRSGSHTSEFSPNSGADQRVVNGGVPWPSPCPSPSSRPPSRYQSGPNSLPPRAATPTRPPSRPPSRPSRPPSHPSAHGSPAPVSTMPKRMSSEGPPRMSPKAQRHPRGHRVSTGRGTISSGLEFVSHNAPGEASTAAVARGSPSGGTWSSVVSGVPRLSPKTHRPRSPRQSSTPMGPALPSPQPGTIPTESVAMPVPAASPTPASPASNRAVTPSNEAKDTRLQDQRQNSATGNKENIKPSETSPSFPKPENKGVSPIVSEHRKQIDDLKKFKNDFRLQSSSSSDAVDQLLNKTREGEKSRDVVKEKTESTPKESIIEPGSNTNSNGGSSKPNSPSISPSISNSSEQKRGPEVTSQGVQTSGPGSKQDKEDKEEKKDTSEQVRKSTLNPNAKEFNPRSFAQPKPSTTPTSPRPQAQPSPSMVGHQQPTPVYTQPVCFAPNMMYPVPVSPGVQPLYPIPMTPMPVNQAKTYRAVPNMPQQRQDQHHQSTMMHPASAAGPPIVATPPAYSTQYVAYSPQQFPNQPLVQHVPHYQSQHPHVYSPVIQGNARMMAPPAHAQPGLVSSSATQYGAHEQTHAMYVSTGSLAQQYAHPNATLHPHPPHPQPSATPTGQQQSQHAGSHPAPSPVQHHQHQAAQALHLANPQQQSAIYHAGLAPTPPSMTPGSNTQSPQNSFPTAQQTVFTIHPSHVQPAYTNPPHMAHVPQAHVQSGMVPSHPTAHAPMMLMTTQPPGGPQAALAQSALQPIPVSTTTHFPYMTHPSVQAHHQQQL, encoded by the exons GGATCCAAATGTGAAGTACAGGTGAAAAATGGTGGTATATATGAAGGAGTTTTTAAAACCTACAGTCCTAAG TGTGATTTGGTGGTTGATGCTGCTCATCGGAAAACTGCAGAATCCAGTTTGGGGCCAAAACGTGAAGACATTCTGGAGAGTATCCTGTTCAAGTCTTCAGATTTTGTGATGGTGCATTTTAAGGATATGGATACCAATTATGCCAGAAGAg ATGCTTTTACTGATTCAGCCATCAGTGCTAAAGTTAATGGAGAACACAAGGAAAAGGATCTTGAACCatgggatggaggagagaacaCGGCTTCCGAGGAGCTCGAGGCACTGGAGACAGATGTG TCTAATGGATGGGATCCCAATGACATGTTTCGTtacaatgaagaaaattatggtGTAGTATCAACTTATGACAGCAGTTTATCTTCTTATAC GGTGCCATTAGAAAGAGATAATTCAGAAGAGTTTTTAAAACGGGAAGCCAGAGCAACTCAATTAGCAGAGGAAATTGAATCAAGTGCCCAATACAAAGCTCGGGTTGCCTTGGAAAATGATGAAaggacagaagaagaaaaatatactgCTGTTCAGAGAAATGCTAATGAAAGAGAAGGACATGGTGTGAACACTAG agaaaataaatacattccgCCTGGACAGAGGAACAGAGATGTCCTGTCCTGGGGAAGTGGAAGACAAAACTCACCAAGGATGGGCCAGTCTGGCTCAGGCCCACCAATCTCAAGGTCTGGATCCCACACTTCAGAATTCAGCCCAAACTCTGGAGCAGATCAAAGAGTAGTTAACGGAG GTGTTCCCTGGCCATCGCCTTGCCCATCTCCTTCCTCTCGCCCACCTTCTCGCTACCAGTCAGGTCCCAACTCTCTTCCACCTCGGGCAGCCACCCCTACACGGCCGCCCTCCAGGCCCCCCTCGCGGCCCTCCAGGCCCCCGTCTCACCCCTCTGCTCATGGTTCTCCAGCTCCTGTCTCTACTATGCCTAAACGCATGTCTTCAGAAG gGCCTCCACGGATGTCTCCTAAGGCTCAACGGCACCCTCGAGGTCACAGAGTCTCTACTGGTAGGGGTACAATTTCAAGTGGCTTAGAATTTGTATCTCATAATGCACCTGGGGAAGCATCTACTGCTGCAGTGGCACGAGGCAGCCCTTCAGGTGGGACGTGGTCATCAGTTGTCAGTGGGG TTCCGAGATTATCCCCTAAAACACACAGGCCTAGGTCTCCAAGGCAGAGCAGCACTCCCATGGGAccagctctgccttctcctcagccTGGTACTATTCCCACTGAATCTGTTGCCATGCCTGTTCCAGCTGCCTCTCCTACAcctgccagccctgcatccaACAGAGCAGTCACCCCTTCCAACGAAG CTAAAGATACCAGGCTTCAGGACCAGAGGCAAAATTCTGCAACTGGAAACAAGGAGAATATAAAGCCAAGTGAGACTTCTCCTAGTTTTCCTAAACCTGAAAACAAAG GTGTCTCTCCAATTGTTTCAGAGCATAGAAAACAGATTGATGATTTAAAGAAATTTAAGAATGACTTTAGG ttacagTCAAGTTCCTCTTCAGATGCAGTTGATCAGCTGCTAAACAAAACCCgagagggggaaaaatcaaGAGATGTAGttaaagaaaagacagaatcCACCCCTAAAGAATCCATCATAGAACCTGGCAGTAACACCAACTCCAATGGTGGCAGTAGCAAACCCAATAGTCCCAGTATTTCTCCTTCCATAAGTAACAGCTCTGAGCAAAAGCGAGGGCCTGAGGTGACTTCCCAAGGTGTGCAGACATCCGGGCCTGGAAGTAAACAAGATAAAGAGGATaaagaggagaagaaggatACTTCTGA GCAAGTTAGAAAATCAACACTTAATCCTAATGCTAAAGAGTTCAACCCTCGATCTTTTGCTCAG CCAAAACCTTCTACTACACCAACCTCCCCTCGTCCAcaagctcagcccagcccctccatggTGGGTCATCAGCAGCCAACCCCTGTGTACACTCAGCCTGTTTGTTTTGCACCAAATATGATGTACCCGGTTCCAGTGAGTCCAGGCGTGCAG CCTTTGTATCCTATTCCCATGACGCCCATGCCAGTGAACCAAGCCAAGACATATAGAGCAG TACCAAATATGCCCCAGCAGCGGCAAGACCAACACCACCAGAGCACCATGATGCATCCTGCCTCGGCAGCAGGCCCTCCAATTGTAGCTACTCCACCTGCTTACTCAACACAATATGTTGCATATAGTCCCCAACAGTTTCCTAATCAGCCTCTTGTGCAGCATGTGCCACACTACCAATCTCAG CATCCTCATGTTTATAGCCCTGTAATACAGGGCAATGCCAGGATGATGGCCCCACCAGCACACGCACAGCCGGGTTTAGTATCTTCCTCTGCAACACAGTACGGTGCGCATGAACAGACACATGCTATGTATG TTTCCACTGGCTCACTTGCTCAGCAGTATGCCCACCCTAATGCTACCCTGCATCCgcatcctcctcatcctcagccTTCTGCCACACCGACTGGCCAGCAGCAAAGCCAACATGCTGGAAGccaccctgctcccagccccgtgCAG caccaccagcaccaggcTGCCCAGGCACTCCACCTGGCCAACCCCCAGCAGCAGTCGGCGATTTACCACGCAGGTCTAGCTCCAACCCCTCCTTCCATGACGCCAGGCTCCAACACGCAGTCTCCACAAAATAGTTTTCCTACAGCACAACAAACAGTCTTCACCATTCATCCCTCCCATGTTCAACCTGCATATACCAATCCGCCACACATGGCCCATGTCCCCCAG GCTCATGTACAGTCAGGAATGGTTCCTTCTCACCCAACTGCCCATGCTCCAATGATGCTAATGACGACACAGCCTCCCGGTGGTCCCCAAGCCGCCCTCGCTCAAAGTGCACTACAGCCCATTCCCGTCTCGACAACAACACATTTCCCCTATATGACGCACCCTTCAG tacaAGCCCACCACCAACAGCAGTTGTAA